Proteins found in one Bacteroidales bacterium genomic segment:
- a CDS encoding response regulator, with product MQTIHPKKNWQGKTILIAEDEESNFKYLQLALRDTQVNIIRAKNGKEAVDLCRKHTDIDLVLMDIKMPGMDGFQATKEIRQFAEDLPIIALTAYAMADDKDTSLEAGCNDYISKPVKRNRIFSILDKYL from the coding sequence TGGCAGGGTAAGACCATTTTGATCGCTGAAGATGAAGAAAGCAACTTCAAATATCTTCAACTGGCTTTACGGGATACCCAGGTGAACATTATCCGGGCCAAAAATGGAAAGGAAGCGGTTGATCTTTGCAGGAAGCATACCGACATCGATTTGGTGTTAATGGATATTAAAATGCCTGGTATGGATGGCTTTCAGGCTACAAAAGAGATAAGGCAATTTGCAGAGGATCTTCCGATTATTGCATTAACTGCTTATGCAATGGCAGATGACAAAGATACCAGCCTTGAAGCGGGATGTAATGATTATATTTCCAAACCTGTTAAACGCAATCGCATTTTTAGCATACTGGACAAATACCTCTAA